The genome window TTTGATCCGGGCTCGGTGGGCCTGAGTTTGGGGGGTGAGCCGGGGGCCGACGTGCTCATTCTGGAGGACGATATCCACGGCGAGGTGCTCCACCGGTTCTTGAAGCTACCCTACGACTACGGCCAGGTGACCTTCGACCTAGCAGCCTGGGAGCTACCCGAGGTGCTGGCAGAGGTGGTGCGGCAAGGGCGGTTTCCTCAGTAATACTCAGCCCTGTCTTTCCAGCAGACCCCGCGCCAATCCCGCCACCTGCAACACCGGGTCGCGGCGCAGCGGTTCAAGCGAAACAAAATCACCCAGCCGGGCCAGGGCCTGGGCGGCTGTGGCCCGCACCACCGGATTCACGTCCTGGGCACCCCGGCGTATCAGGGGCAGGTAGTCCGGGTTGCCCAGGTTGGCCAGCACCACCAGCGCGTTGCGGGCCATGCGGGTGCGGCCCGGGCGCAGGAACACCGTTCCAGCGTATTTGCGTTCGAAGGCCTTGGAGGAGAGGTAGAAAAAGTCTTCGAGGTTGGGGTAGGCCAGCTCGGGTTCGGGGACAAAATCCTGCCAGAAAGACCTGGCCTTGCGGTTCCAGGGACACACCTCCTGGCAGATATCACAGCCAAACAGCCAGTCGCCAATGCCCGCCCAAAGCTCGCCCGGAATCGGGCCGCGGTGCTCAATGGTCCAGTAGCTGATGCACAAGCGGGCGTCCAGGGTTCCGTCGCCCAGCAGGGCCTGGGTGGGGCAGCGGGCCACGCAGCGACTGCACCGTCCGCAGCGGTTGGGGTAGGGCTCTGACGGGGGGGGCTCGAGCGAGGTGAGGAGCACCGCCAGCGTAAGGTAGGTGCCCTCCCCCATCCGCATCAGCATGGCGTTGCGGCCAATCCAGCCCAGGCCCCCCAGCGCGGCATAGGAACGCTCGGACAGCGGGCCGGTGTCCACGTAGCCCTTGGCTTGCAGGCCCAGGCGCTGGGCCAGGTGTTCCAAGGCCTCCAAATGCGGCTGTATCAGGCGGTGGTAATCGCGCACCCAGGCGTAGCGGGCCATCCGACCCAAACGGAGACCGCCGGGGGGTTTGGGGGGCGGCGGGTAGGCGTGGGGGGCGGCCAGCACCAGCACGCTGCGGGCCCATGTAAAGCGCTGGGAAGGGTTGAGCCGGGTTTCCAGGTTCCGGGGCAGGTAGGCCATCCCAGCTTGCTTGCCTTCGGCCAGCCAGTCGCGGTAGCGCTGCTGGGTTTCCTGTGGCAAGTCCAGGCCGGCCCAGGCGGTCAAAAAGCCCCGCTCCTGCGCTGCTTGGGTAAGCGCTTCAGCCACCTGCACACGCCAATTGTCTGAGGTTTAGCAGGTAAATACAAGCCAGGAAGCCCGCTGCATACATTTGGTATACCGTGCTCTACAATAGCCGTTGTGAGCGTGAACGCACCGCGTGACTTTTTCGCCGAGCAAGGGATTGAACCCCTTACCGCCCAGGGCTATGCCCAGGAGGCCCGCGCCCAGGCCTTCCCCTATCTGAAGGCCCTCTCAGAACGGGTGCTGGTCTACGACGGGGCCATGGGAACCGAGATATTCAAGTACAACCTGAGCGACGCCGACTTTGGAGGGCCCCAGTACAGCGGCTGCCCGGAAATTCTGAACCGCACCCGTCCCGACGTGATTGCCGCCATTCACCGGAGCTACCTCGAGGCTGGCGCCGACGTGATCGAGACCAACAGCTTCGGCTCAATGCCCCACGTGCTGGCCGAGTATGGCCTCGAGTCCGAGGCCGAAGACCTGGCCTACGCTGCCGCCCAGATTGCCCGCGGTGAAGCCGATAAGAAGTCTGCTGAAAAGCCCCGCTTCGTGGCGGGGTCGCTGGGGCCAGGCACCAAGCTCATCTCGCTGGGGCAGATCGGCTGGAAAGAGATGTTTGAGTCATACCGCACCGCGGCCCGCGGCCTGATCCGGGGCGGGGTGGATCTGCTGATCATCGAGACCTGCCAGGACGTGCTGCAGGTGCGCTGCGCGGTGCTGGCCTGCCGCCAGGCCATGCAAGACCTGGGGCGGGAGGTGCCCTTGCAGGTACAGGTCACCTTCGAGGCCACCGGCACCCTGCTGGTCGGCAGCGACGACGGGGCGGCCCTGACCGTACTGGAAAGCCTGCCGGTGGATGTGGTGGGCATCAACTGCGCGGTGGGCCCCGACCTGATGGACACCCACGTCCGCCATTTCTGCCAGCACAGCACCCGCTGGGTGGCCTGCCTGCCCAACGCCGGGCTGCCCCGCAACGAGGGGGGCCGGGCCGTCTTCGACCTGACCCCCGCCGAGCTGGCCCGCTGGCAGCTCAAGTTCGTGCAGGAGTACGGGCTGAATGTGGTGGGGGGGTGCTGTGGCACCGGGCCGGAGCATATCCGGGCGCTGGTCGAAGCGCTGGGGGGTTGCCACGCCCCACAGCTGCGGGGCAGCCAGCAAAAGCAGACTCCTTCCCCGCTGGGCCAGGTGGCCAGCCTCTACCAGAGCGTACCGCTGCGGCAGGATACCGGCATTCTGATCGTGGGGGAGCGCACCAACGCCACGGGCAGCAAGAAGTTCCGCGAGCTGTTGTTTGCGGGCGACTTCGACGGCATGGAGGCCCTGGCCGCCGAACAGGTGGCCGAAGGGGCCCACGTGCTGGACGTCTCGGTGGCCTGGACCGGGCGCGACGAGGTGCGCGACATGCGCGAGGTACTCAAGCGCTTTGCCACCAGCGTGCCGATTCCCATCATGGTGGACACCACCCAGCCGGAGGTGATGGAGGAAGCCCTCGAGCACCTGGGGGGGCGGGCCATTCTGAACTCGATCAACCTGGAGGACGGCCTGGAGAAGTTCGACCGGGTAGCGGCTTTAGCCAAGCGACACGGCGCAGCCCTGGTGGCCCTGACCATTGACGAGGACAAGGAAGCCGGCATGGCCAAAACCGTGGAGCGCAAGGTGGAGATCGCCCTGCGCATGTACGAGCGGCTGACTCAGGTGCACGGCATCGCGGGCGAGTCCATTCTGTTCGACCTGCTCACCTTCCCCATCACCCAGGGCGACGAGGACACCCGCAAGCTGGCCCTATGGACCATCGAGGGCATCCGCCAGCTCCGCCAGCAGCTTCCCGAGGTGGGGTTTATTCTGGGCATCTCCAACGTATCGTTTGGCCTCTCGCCCCAGGCTCGGGTGGTCTTGAACTCGGTGTTTCTGGACGAGTGCATCCAGGCCGGCCTGACCGCGGCCATCCTGAACGCCGGGAAAATTCTGCCCATCAACCAGATTTCCCAGGAGCAGTACCAGCTGGCCCTGGATCTGATCTACGACCGGCGGCAGTTCGGGCCCGCCGGCGAGGTGACCCACGACCCGCTCTTCGCCTTTGTGGACTACTTCACCAAAAACAAGGTGGACAAGACCCAGGCCCGCGACCCGCTGGCCGGCCTCGAGCTCGAGGAGCGCCTCAAAAAACGCATCATCGAGGGGCGCAAGGTGGGCCTCGAGGCCGACCTGGAACAGGCCCTGGCAAAGTACAGCCCGGTGGAGATCATCAACCAGATTCTGCTGGAAGGCATGAAGGTGGTGGGCGATCTGTTCGGTGCGGGTAAGATGCAACTGCCCTTCGTGCTGCAGGCCGCCGAGACCATGAAGGCTGCGGTGCGCTACCTCGAGCCCCGGATGGAAAAGCTCGAGGGCGTCCACAAGGGCACCCTGGTGATCGCCACGGTTAAGGGCGATGTGCACGATATCGGCAAGAACCTGGTGGACATCATCCTCTCCAACAACGGCTACAAGGTGGTGAACCTGGGCATCAAAAAACCCATCGAGGAGATTCTGGCCGCGGTGGAGGAACACCAGCCCGACGCGGTGGGCATGAGCGGGCTCCTGGTCAAGAGCACCGTGGTGATGAAGGAAAACCTCGAGTACATGGCGGCTCGAGGCATCAGCCTGCCGGTGCTGCTGGGTGGGGCCGCGCTCAACCGGCACTACGTGGAAAACGACCTGCGCCAGACCTACGCCACCGGCCCGGTTTATTATGCTTCCGATGCCTTCGATGGCCTGCAGCTCATGGAGGAGCTGACCGGCCACGCCCCGCCCCGCCTCACCAGCCGCGAGGTGAGCGGCCACAAGTACAAAACCGCCTACGAAATTTTGCAGGAGAAGCTGATGGCCGGTTCAGAGTACATCCCTTCCAACACCCCCCCCGCCCCCCGCATCCCCAGGCCGCCCTTCTGGGGCCGGCGGGTGGTGGACAAAAGCGAACTGGAGGTTGGGGTCATCTCCCGCTACGTCAACAAAAACGCCCTCTTCCGCGGGCAGTGGGGCTTCCGCAAGGGCGAGATGAGCCAGCCCGAGTACGAGGCCTACCTCGAGCGGCTGGCCGAGCCCATGTTCGAGGAGATGGTCTTGCAGGCCATGGCCGAGGAGTGGCTCGAGCCCGCGGTGGTCTACGGCTACTGGCCGGTGGCCTCGGACAAAAACGAGCTGATCGTCTTCGACCCCGAGTCCGGGGCCGAGCTGTTTCGTTTCAACTTCCCCCGCCAGATGGGAGCGGGTTCGCGCCATCTGTGCATCGCCGACTTCTTCCGCCCCCGCCATGCCCCTCCCATCGGGAACGAGCCGGACTGGTTCCCGCCGGCGGCCTGGGCCAACGGGGCGCGCGACGTGCTGGCCGCCCAGGTGGTCACCATGGGCCGCAAGGTCTCGCAGGTGGCCCAGGAGCTGTTCCAGTCCGATGCCTACCAGGACTACCTCTACCTGCACGGCTTCTCGGTGGAGATGGCTGAGGCCCTGGCCGAGTACTGGCACAAGCGCATCCGCCAGCAGCTCGACATCGCCCAGGACGACGCCACCAGCTTAGAAGAACTCTTCCGCCAGGGCTACCAGGGCAGCCGCTACAGCTTCGGCTACCCGGCCTGCCCCCGCTTAGAAGACCAGAAGTACCTGCAAGAGCTTCTGCAGTGGCAGGAGATTGGGGTGGAGCTGAGCGAGGAGTACCAGCTTCACCCCGAGCAGTCCACCAGCGCCATTGTGGTGCACCACCCGGCGGCCAAGTATTTCAATCTTTAGTTTCCGCCAGCACCGCCTCGAGCCGGCCCAGGTGGGCCTCGAGCGCCTCGGGGGTATCGGCCCGCAGGGTGATGTGCCCCACCTTGCGCCCGGGGCGCACCTCCTTGCCGTACCAGTGCAGGTGGGCCCCCGGAATTTCCAGCACCCGCGCAAAGTCGGGCTTCAGGCCAATCAGGTTCAGCATGGCCGCCTGGCCGCGGGGGGCGGTGGCGCCCAGCGGCAGGCCCAGAATGGCCCGCAGGTGGTTTTCGAACTGGCTGGTCTCGGCCCCCTCGATGGTCCAGTGGCCGGAGTTGTGCACCCGTGGGGCCATCTCGTTGGCCCAGAGGGTGCCCTCCACCTCGAATAACTCAATAGCCAGAACCCCCACGTAGTCCAGCTTCTCCAGCACCCGCGTGGCGATGCGCTCGGCCTCGTGCTGCAAGCGGGCCGGGGTGGCCGGGGCGGGGGCCCGGCTCTTGCGCAGAATGCCCCCGGTGTGCTGGTTCTCCACCAGCGGGTAGAAGGCCATCTGCCCGCGGGTGTTCCGCACCGCCAGGATGGAAAGCTCGCGCTCGAAGGGCACGAAGGCTTCTAGAATCAGGGGCTGCCCGCCCAGAAGGGCCCAGGCCGCCTCGAGGTCGGCGGGCGAGCGCAGGAGCTTCTGCCCCTTGCCGTCGTAGCCCAGCCGCCGGGTCTTGAGCAGGGCCGGCCATCCGGTGCGCTCGAGGCCGTCCAGCAGGTCGTTGCGGGTCAGCACCGGGTAAAACAGGGGGGTGGGGATGCCCAGCCCCTGAAAAAAGGTCTTTTCGGCCACCCGATCCTGGGCCACCTCCAGCGCCCCGGGCGGGGGGTACACCGGCCGGTGCTGGGCCAGCCGGGCCGCCGCCGCCACCGGTACGTTCTCAAACTCGTAGGTCAGGAGCGAGAGCCCCTCGGCAAACCGATCCAGCGCCCCTTGGTCGGCATAGTCGCCCACCACCAGCTCGGCCAGTTGGCCCGCCGGGGCCTCGGCCGCCGTGTCAAAAAACCTGAACCCAAGCCCCAGCGGATACCCCGCCAAAGCCAGCATACGTCCCAGTTGTCCACCGCCCAGAACCCCTATCTGCACGCCTATAGCCTACTTTAGGCTGAAAAAAGAGCCAACCCAGCCCACCTTAGCTCCTCAATCCAGCCTTGGCACCGGAAATAACAGACGCTCAATGGGCTGCTGCGGCGGCCAGTCGGCAGCAGGCACCGGCTGGCCCACCAGATAACCCTGCACCAGGTCGCAACCGTTATTGTGCAGCCACACGAGCTGCTCCTGGGTCTCGACCCCCTCGGCCACCACCTCGGCCTCGAGGCTGTGGGCCAGGTCAATGGCCGCTCGGATCAGTTTCTCGTCCCGCACGCTGGTACCCAGGTAACTGATAAAGCTACGGTCTATTTTGAGCCGATCGAGGGGCAGTTGGCGCAAATAGCCCAGCGAGGCATAACCGCTGCCAAAGTCGTCAATGGCAATCTGTACCCCCAGGGCTTTGAACCTGCTGAGGGCCTCTCGAGCCTGCTCCGGCTCGCGCAGCAACACGCTCTCGGTGACCTCGAGGGTGAGCCACCGAGGGTCGGTTTCCGCTCGGCGCAGTGTCTCCAACAGTTCGCGCACCACCTCGGGTTGTATCAGCGACTGGGTCGAGATGTTCACGGCGAGGCGGTAATTGAAACCCTTCTGCTGCCAGCGCTTAAGCTGCAACAGGCCTTTTTGTAAAGCCAGCAGATCCATCTGCTCAATCAAGTGCACCTCTTCGGCCAGAGGAACAAAATCCGATGCCCGCAAGGTAGCTCCCTGATGGGGCCAACACAAGAGGGCTTCGGCTTCCTCTATACGCCCTGCCCGAAGATGCCAGATGGGCTGGTACAAGAGCTCAAACTGCTGCTCCTGGATAGCCTTACGCATCGCCGCTTCAAATTGCAGCCGTTCCTCGGTATATGGGCTTGTAGCCGCATCATAGATAACCACCCGGCTGCCTGAGTCCTTGGCCTGGTACATGGCAATGTCGGCTACTTTCAATAGCTCAACAAAAGTGCGACCATCTTTGGGAAAACTGGCAATTCCCACACTTACCCCTAGACTGGGCAGTTTATAGGCAGGGTTGCTCGATCCTAGGGTGCTGCGTATCGCCCTGGACATACGGAACGCCACCTGCCGGGCCTGTTCTGCATCGGTATTGAACAAAATGCAGGCGAACTCATCGCCGCCCAGGCGGGCCAGCATATCCTCGGAACGCAGTTGTTTGCTCAGTACTTGCGATACTTCTACTAAAAGCTCATCGCCTACATCGTGGCCCAGTGTGTCATTTACGGTTTTGAAGTTATCGAGGTCGAGGTACAGGAGGCTCACCGGTATCTCCCGCTGGCTGGCCTTGTACAGCAGTTCTTCGGCTGCTCGCCGCAATGCCCGGCGGTTGGGTAGCTTGGTGAGTTCGTCGTGGTAGGCCATATACTCCACATAAGCCTGCTGTTGCTTGCGCTCGCTGATGTCGCGCATCCCCACCACGATGCCCTGCAAAGCCCCCTCTTCGCTCCAAACAACATTGACCAGGCTCTCGATCCACACCGCATGCCCGTCCTTGTGCCTGCAAGCACACTCGGCGGTATAGACCCCCTTTTCCCGGATGGCCCGCAAACCCTCTCGCCGAACCTTAGACCACTGGGCCCTGTCCGTCAGGATGGAAGCAGGCTTACCCACCAGTTCCTCGGGGCGGTAGCCCAGCACCTGTTCAACCGAGGGGGTGACGTACTGCACCCTGGCCCAGGGATCGAGCAACAGCACCACGTCCCGGATGGAGTTGGTAATCTGGCGCAAACGGTACTCCCGCTCCCGCAAGGCCTCTTCGGCCCGACGTCGTTCGGTCACATCACGTCCATTCACCACACTTCCAACAGGGTTTCCTTGCTCGTCGAAGATAAAGTTGACCAGGGTGTCAATCCAGACATAGTGCCCCTCTGCATGGCGATAGCGGCCCTCGAGCTGGTACGAGCCAGCTCCAGCCAGACTTTGTTCAGCCAAGTGCATGGCTTCCTCGCGGTCTTCGGCGGCCAGGTAATCGAAGGCAAGCTGGCCCAGCATCTGATCCGGGTGATACCCCAGCAATCGCTCAACCGAAGGCGTTACATAGCGTAAATAGCCCCGTGGATCGGTGAGAGCGACCACGTCCTGCATGGCGTTAGTGATCTGCCGCAGCATC of Meiothermus sp. contains these proteins:
- the queG gene encoding tRNA epoxyqueuosine(34) reductase QueG, translated to MQVAEALTQAAQERGFLTAWAGLDLPQETQQRYRDWLAEGKQAGMAYLPRNLETRLNPSQRFTWARSVLVLAAPHAYPPPPKPPGGLRLGRMARYAWVRDYHRLIQPHLEALEHLAQRLGLQAKGYVDTGPLSERSYAALGGLGWIGRNAMLMRMGEGTYLTLAVLLTSLEPPPSEPYPNRCGRCSRCVARCPTQALLGDGTLDARLCISYWTIEHRGPIPGELWAGIGDWLFGCDICQEVCPWNRKARSFWQDFVPEPELAYPNLEDFFYLSSKAFERKYAGTVFLRPGRTRMARNALVVLANLGNPDYLPLIRRGAQDVNPVVRATAAQALARLGDFVSLEPLRRDPVLQVAGLARGLLERQG
- the metH gene encoding methionine synthase, translated to MSVNAPRDFFAEQGIEPLTAQGYAQEARAQAFPYLKALSERVLVYDGAMGTEIFKYNLSDADFGGPQYSGCPEILNRTRPDVIAAIHRSYLEAGADVIETNSFGSMPHVLAEYGLESEAEDLAYAAAQIARGEADKKSAEKPRFVAGSLGPGTKLISLGQIGWKEMFESYRTAARGLIRGGVDLLIIETCQDVLQVRCAVLACRQAMQDLGREVPLQVQVTFEATGTLLVGSDDGAALTVLESLPVDVVGINCAVGPDLMDTHVRHFCQHSTRWVACLPNAGLPRNEGGRAVFDLTPAELARWQLKFVQEYGLNVVGGCCGTGPEHIRALVEALGGCHAPQLRGSQQKQTPSPLGQVASLYQSVPLRQDTGILIVGERTNATGSKKFRELLFAGDFDGMEALAAEQVAEGAHVLDVSVAWTGRDEVRDMREVLKRFATSVPIPIMVDTTQPEVMEEALEHLGGRAILNSINLEDGLEKFDRVAALAKRHGAALVALTIDEDKEAGMAKTVERKVEIALRMYERLTQVHGIAGESILFDLLTFPITQGDEDTRKLALWTIEGIRQLRQQLPEVGFILGISNVSFGLSPQARVVLNSVFLDECIQAGLTAAILNAGKILPINQISQEQYQLALDLIYDRRQFGPAGEVTHDPLFAFVDYFTKNKVDKTQARDPLAGLELEERLKKRIIEGRKVGLEADLEQALAKYSPVEIINQILLEGMKVVGDLFGAGKMQLPFVLQAAETMKAAVRYLEPRMEKLEGVHKGTLVIATVKGDVHDIGKNLVDIILSNNGYKVVNLGIKKPIEEILAAVEEHQPDAVGMSGLLVKSTVVMKENLEYMAARGISLPVLLGGAALNRHYVENDLRQTYATGPVYYASDAFDGLQLMEELTGHAPPRLTSREVSGHKYKTAYEILQEKLMAGSEYIPSNTPPAPRIPRPPFWGRRVVDKSELEVGVISRYVNKNALFRGQWGFRKGEMSQPEYEAYLERLAEPMFEEMVLQAMAEEWLEPAVVYGYWPVASDKNELIVFDPESGAELFRFNFPRQMGAGSRHLCIADFFRPRHAPPIGNEPDWFPPAAWANGARDVLAAQVVTMGRKVSQVAQELFQSDAYQDYLYLHGFSVEMAEALAEYWHKRIRQQLDIAQDDATSLEELFRQGYQGSRYSFGYPACPRLEDQKYLQELLQWQEIGVELSEEYQLHPEQSTSAIVVHHPAAKYFNL
- a CDS encoding 5-(carboxyamino)imidazole ribonucleotide synthase; this encodes MQIGVLGGGQLGRMLALAGYPLGLGFRFFDTAAEAPAGQLAELVVGDYADQGALDRFAEGLSLLTYEFENVPVAAAARLAQHRPVYPPPGALEVAQDRVAEKTFFQGLGIPTPLFYPVLTRNDLLDGLERTGWPALLKTRRLGYDGKGQKLLRSPADLEAAWALLGGQPLILEAFVPFERELSILAVRNTRGQMAFYPLVENQHTGGILRKSRAPAPATPARLQHEAERIATRVLEKLDYVGVLAIELFEVEGTLWANEMAPRVHNSGHWTIEGAETSQFENHLRAILGLPLGATAPRGQAAMLNLIGLKPDFARVLEIPGAHLHWYGKEVRPGRKVGHITLRADTPEALEAHLGRLEAVLAETKD
- a CDS encoding bifunctional diguanylate cyclase/phosphodiesterase; amino-acid sequence: MSSQRTVDWAWPAAALLALLVVAWSIETRLWGLALTALLLLGLLGWLYRGSGGFWDLQDDRQTDRAFEEMALLVVRLNREGRIMFCNRCLLELTGWSWPQIAGRDWFELFVPEDDNLKAAFEQQIAQGTIMPQYKNRILTRSGEQRAVVWNNTVLRDGQGRVVGITSIGQDVTALEQTEREHLQSEKVLRQIAETVRDVVLLADANLQIQYATPSVYTVAGWRPEEVVGRSVYSLLDTEQQRIFSQMVLEATPKSHVALVGFSYQRPDGERRILEASISFLFSPEGVFQGVVVGLRDVTERYLAEQAVRESEQRLRELTNSMRDVVMMLNPKGLIEYVTPSVQAALGYDPQELVGRNAFEFFEPEDRNWVLEAVRAAREGRRPLRLEYQHHHKDGSKVWLETQLDFVYDLEGNPVRMVLGARQIQDRREAEEQLRKSEQMLRQITNAMQDVVALTDPRGYLRYVTPSVERLLGYHPDQMLGQLAFDYLAAEDREEAMHLAEQSLAGAGSYQLEGRYRHAEGHYVWIDTLVNFIFDEQGNPVGSVVNGRDVTERRRAEEALREREYRLRQITNSIRDVVLLLDPWARVQYVTPSVEQVLGYRPEELVGKPASILTDRAQWSKVRREGLRAIREKGVYTAECACRHKDGHAVWIESLVNVVWSEEGALQGIVVGMRDISERKQQQAYVEYMAYHDELTKLPNRRALRRAAEELLYKASQREIPVSLLYLDLDNFKTVNDTLGHDVGDELLVEVSQVLSKQLRSEDMLARLGGDEFACILFNTDAEQARQVAFRMSRAIRSTLGSSNPAYKLPSLGVSVGIASFPKDGRTFVELLKVADIAMYQAKDSGSRVVIYDAATSPYTEERLQFEAAMRKAIQEQQFELLYQPIWHLRAGRIEEAEALLCWPHQGATLRASDFVPLAEEVHLIEQMDLLALQKGLLQLKRWQQKGFNYRLAVNISTQSLIQPEVVRELLETLRRAETDPRWLTLEVTESVLLREPEQAREALSRFKALGVQIAIDDFGSGYASLGYLRQLPLDRLKIDRSFISYLGTSVRDEKLIRAAIDLAHSLEAEVVAEGVETQEQLVWLHNNGCDLVQGYLVGQPVPAADWPPQQPIERLLFPVPRLD